Proteins from one Chroococcidiopsis sp. CCMEE 29 genomic window:
- a CDS encoding flavin-dependent dehydrogenase codes for MREILYIEIPTPDTAAVRSWLQEFEPGMGEKVRTPEGIRLRLSQTTNSTTTISDPPEKKLGEISAFIWSVQRTTYLKVFGWTDKPVPGEQKILQRLTTEIRSQFPNCYPEPPAIDLSQQSIFEALAPYYPLTVKYFQKIPNGEYDLQRVYWWEQRWREGARNPQQPRQVVFSNPKSKIQNPKLDYDLIYVGGALGVIHAAVMAQLGYRVLLLERLPFGQMNREWNISRDELQSLIDLGLLTPAECESIIAREYKDGFNKFFDGNNPRKLRAAILHTPTVLNVALDSEKLLQLCGEKLLAAGGEIRDETEFIRADVEPSQVVVQVKHLPTNIESRMSGRLLVDAMGSASPIAWQLNGDRAFDSVCPTVGAVIASGFEPGVWDSQYGDVLNSHGDISRGRQLIWELFPGAGEELTIYLFHYHQVNPVNPGSLLEMYEDFFTILPEYRRCDVDKLVWKKPTFGYIPGHFSVGSSDRTVAFDRLIAIGDAASLQSPLVFTGFGSLVRNLSRLTVLLDTALKHDLLSFQNLNQIRAYQSNVSVTWLFSKGMMVPTGKFLPPQRINAMLNTFFGLLADEPLEVADNFIKDRVDWLTFNRLALKAAGRNPALLIWIWELAGVRDMLRWLGSYFNFGFHALLSALLSSWFPGFLWRIQPWLEPQYPKLWLMLLAQSHALTAGMGRPQLAIKYQPSAAICQENPEARTL; via the coding sequence ATGAGAGAAATCCTGTACATAGAAATTCCCACACCGGACACAGCAGCTGTACGCAGTTGGTTGCAAGAGTTTGAGCCAGGAATGGGGGAAAAGGTGAGAACTCCCGAAGGTATTCGCCTACGTCTATCTCAAACTACAAACTCAACAACAACTATTTCAGATCCACCGGAAAAAAAGCTAGGGGAAATCTCCGCTTTTATTTGGTCAGTGCAGCGAACAACATATTTAAAAGTGTTCGGCTGGACAGATAAACCCGTACCAGGTGAACAGAAAATCCTGCAACGCCTGACTACTGAAATTAGGAGCCAGTTCCCCAATTGCTATCCAGAACCGCCAGCGATTGATTTGTCCCAACAATCAATTTTTGAGGCACTAGCGCCGTATTATCCCCTCACAGTGAAGTATTTTCAAAAAATACCCAATGGTGAATACGACCTCCAGCGTGTCTATTGGTGGGAGCAACGGTGGCGCGAAGGTGCCCGCAATCCGCAGCAGCCTCGTCAGGTAGTGTTCTCTAATCCAAAATCCAAAATCCAAAATCCAAAATTGGATTATGACCTCATTTATGTGGGTGGAGCGTTGGGCGTAATTCATGCGGCAGTTATGGCTCAGTTGGGCTACCGAGTGCTGTTGCTGGAGCGACTGCCCTTTGGTCAGATGAACCGGGAGTGGAACATTTCTCGTGATGAGTTGCAAAGCCTAATTGACTTGGGTTTGTTGACTCCAGCTGAATGTGAAAGTATTATCGCCCGAGAGTACAAAGACGGATTTAATAAATTCTTTGATGGCAATAATCCCAGGAAGCTTAGAGCTGCAATCTTACACACTCCAACAGTATTGAATGTCGCGTTGGATTCAGAAAAGCTGCTGCAACTATGTGGGGAAAAGCTGCTTGCAGCGGGAGGTGAAATCCGGGATGAAACCGAGTTTATCCGAGCTGATGTTGAACCTTCACAAGTAGTAGTTCAAGTCAAGCATTTGCCTACAAATATAGAATCGAGAATGAGTGGGCGCTTACTAGTGGATGCAATGGGTAGTGCCTCTCCAATCGCCTGGCAGCTGAATGGGGATCGAGCGTTTGACAGTGTTTGTCCAACTGTGGGAGCAGTGATTGCTAGTGGATTTGAGCCGGGAGTGTGGGATTCTCAGTATGGCGATGTCCTCAACAGCCACGGGGATATTTCGCGGGGACGGCAGCTAATCTGGGAGTTGTTTCCAGGAGCGGGAGAAGAACTGACAATTTATTTATTCCATTACCATCAGGTGAATCCTGTTAATCCTGGCTCTTTGCTGGAGATGTACGAAGACTTTTTCACGATTCTACCGGAGTATCGGCGCTGCGATGTAGATAAGCTGGTGTGGAAAAAACCGACATTTGGTTATATTCCAGGTCATTTTAGTGTAGGGAGCAGCGATCGCACGGTTGCCTTTGACAGACTGATTGCGATCGGTGATGCCGCATCGCTTCAGTCTCCCCTCGTTTTTACTGGGTTTGGCTCCTTGGTTCGCAATCTCAGCCGCTTAACTGTGCTGTTAGATACTGCCTTAAAACATGACCTGCTGAGTTTTCAAAACTTAAACCAAATTCGCGCCTACCAGAGTAATGTTTCCGTCACCTGGTTATTTTCAAAAGGGATGATGGTACCAACTGGAAAATTCTTACCACCCCAGCGAATTAATGCCATGCTGAATACTTTCTTTGGGCTGTTAGCAGACGAACCTCTAGAGGTAGCAGATAATTTCATCAAGGATCGGGTCGATTGGTTAACTTTTAATCGACTGGCGCTTAAGGCTGCTGGGAGAAATCCTGCTTTACTAATCTGGATTTGGGAGTTGGCAGGTGTTAGGGATATGCTGCGCTGGCTGGGTAGCTACTTTAACTTTGGCTTTCATGCCCTGTTAAGCGCTTTGCTGAGCAGTTGGTTTCCAGGCTTTCTCTGGCGGATACAGCCTTGGTTAGAACCCCAATATCCCAAATTATGGCTGATGCTCCTAGCTCAGAGCCATGCCCTTACTGCTGGCATGGGCCGTCCTCAATTAGCGATTAAATATCAGCCCTCAGCTGCTATTTGTCAGGAGAATCCAGAAGCTAGAACTTTATAA
- a CDS encoding Ig-like domain-containing protein: MRVNFKSFFQPIDRVAIALMLGLSLLIVLLLSQGDAVAPRVRDFNWQDKQIGAEDTSFSLTFSRPMNIKSVEANLQIDPPLPGKISWAGRRLVYTLLAPAPYGTSYQLQLRFARDQFSEEQDLRRLIQPFDGRFRTRDRALVYLGVEGEEQGRLILYNFTQQQKTILTPKDLVVVDFKPYPAGEKILFSATKRTTDHQALLSSQLYTVTTGNHSGNLAGSKSFLPALSSNNPDPPGKIDLVLDNQGYQNLKFDLSPDGKTIVVQRVNQRNPGELGLWVIRPNSKPQPLESQPGGDFMITPDSAAVAVAQGQGVALLPLQPEAEAEKPLDFLPQFGMVLDFAGDGSAAAMVKFNTDYTRSLFFVTNQGVQKQLLRTTGSIISAKFDPQKQTLYCLLTQLLEGEAYEEQPYLAAIDLKTGKQIPLVVLPNQRDVQMSLSPDGLGLLFDQVVTTTSEPSQVNAPRTSDGEAIATSRLWLLPLPTTLAVGMSAQLQPEQLPLPGFYPHWLP, translated from the coding sequence ATGCGAGTGAATTTCAAATCGTTTTTCCAACCAATTGATCGTGTGGCGATCGCACTCATGCTAGGGCTGAGTCTGCTGATTGTTCTACTATTATCTCAAGGTGATGCCGTTGCACCCCGTGTGCGAGATTTCAACTGGCAAGATAAACAAATCGGGGCAGAAGATACATCCTTCAGCTTGACCTTTAGTCGCCCCATGAATATAAAAAGCGTAGAGGCAAATCTGCAAATTGATCCGCCCCTACCGGGTAAAATTAGCTGGGCAGGGCGACGGTTAGTTTATACTCTCTTGGCACCGGCTCCCTATGGCACGTCCTATCAATTGCAACTGCGCTTTGCACGCGATCAATTCTCAGAAGAGCAAGACTTAAGGAGGTTGATCCAGCCGTTTGATGGTCGCTTTCGCACCCGCGATCGCGCCCTTGTTTATTTAGGTGTGGAAGGGGAAGAGCAGGGACGGTTAATTCTTTACAACTTCACCCAGCAGCAAAAAACTATCCTTACCCCCAAAGACCTAGTTGTAGTTGACTTTAAACCGTATCCAGCTGGAGAAAAGATTTTATTTTCCGCCACCAAACGAACGACTGACCACCAAGCCTTACTTTCGTCCCAGCTATATACTGTGACTACCGGCAATCATTCCGGTAATCTAGCAGGCTCTAAAAGCTTTTTGCCTGCCCTATCCTCAAACAACCCAGATCCACCCGGCAAAATTGACTTAGTTTTAGATAATCAAGGCTATCAAAACCTGAAATTTGACTTGTCGCCGGATGGAAAGACTATCGTTGTCCAGCGAGTGAACCAGCGTAACCCTGGCGAGTTAGGTCTTTGGGTGATCCGCCCTAACTCAAAGCCTCAACCGCTGGAAAGTCAACCAGGGGGTGACTTTATGATTACGCCAGATAGTGCGGCTGTAGCAGTCGCCCAAGGACAAGGTGTGGCACTTCTCCCACTGCAACCTGAAGCTGAAGCCGAAAAACCTTTGGATTTTCTGCCTCAATTTGGAATGGTGCTGGACTTTGCCGGGGATGGTTCTGCGGCGGCAATGGTTAAATTTAATACAGACTACACACGATCACTTTTCTTTGTAACGAACCAGGGTGTTCAGAAACAACTCCTACGCACAACCGGCTCAATTATCAGCGCCAAGTTTGACCCCCAGAAGCAGACTCTCTATTGCCTGTTGACTCAACTGCTAGAGGGTGAAGCCTACGAAGAACAGCCGTATTTGGCAGCGATTGACCTGAAAACGGGAAAACAGATACCACTGGTTGTGCTACCCAATCAACGGGATGTACAAATGAGCTTGTCACCCGATGGACTAGGACTGCTGTTCGATCAAGTCGTTACAACAACATCTGAGCCGTCCCAGGTAAACGCACCGCGCACAAGTGATGGGGAAGCGATCGCTACCAGTCGGCTGTGGTTACTCCCTCTCCCTACCACATTAGCTGTAGGAATGTCAGCTCAACTGCAACCAGAACAATTACCTTTACCAGGTTTTTATCCCCACTGGTTGCCTTGA
- a CDS encoding DUF4142 domain-containing protein yields the protein MLKQKILTAALVAIGSFVSLEYTSVAQSNQPTTQPTRGTTQQDGTTTQPTRGTTQQDGTTTQPTRGTTQQDGTKLSNLDRQFFIQAAQGGMAEIQLGQLALKRAASNSVRQYAQQMINDHTRANKELMQLAAQKRVTLPKTVNQQQQAVMKKLSQLSGRNFDQAYMNEAGVRAHTEQAALYQRQAKQGQDPDVRAFATRTLPIVQKHLQMAQAMTGKATGGTTNHHQAPTR from the coding sequence ATGCTCAAACAAAAAATTTTAACTGCTGCACTCGTAGCGATCGGATCATTCGTTTCTTTAGAGTACACATCTGTAGCTCAGTCAAACCAACCCACAACTCAGCCTACTCGTGGTACGACTCAACAAGACGGTACTACAACTCAGCCGACTCGTGGCACAACTCAACAGGACGGCACTACAACTCAGCCGACTCGTGGCACAACTCAACAAGACGGTACTAAACTAAGCAACTTAGATAGACAGTTTTTTATTCAAGCAGCTCAAGGGGGAATGGCGGAAATACAACTAGGGCAACTGGCACTAAAGCGGGCAGCAAGCAATTCCGTGAGACAGTACGCGCAGCAGATGATTAATGATCATACACGGGCAAACAAAGAACTCATGCAGCTGGCTGCCCAGAAGCGAGTCACCCTGCCGAAAACTGTCAATCAGCAACAGCAGGCGGTGATGAAAAAACTGTCGCAACTATCAGGCAGAAATTTCGACCAGGCGTACATGAACGAGGCAGGAGTCAGGGCTCACACTGAGCAGGCAGCTTTATACCAGCGCCAAGCTAAGCAGGGTCAAGACCCGGATGTGCGAGCCTTTGCTACTAGAACCCTACCTATAGTGCAAAAGCATTTGCAAATGGCACAAGCTATGACAGGCAAGGCCACTGGAGGAACTACGAACCATCATCAAGCTCCTACCCGCTGA
- a CDS encoding TIGR03943 family protein, whose product MNSTQKTKLRTRNYLLPWLEVLALAAWGVLMLKYWLTGKLNLLIHPDFFWLVITGGLGLLSVSGLKGWQLLRQRRGAVAPSLKHMTLFSPGFSSVLLLTTAILGLVFTPRVFASQTALQLGVTDFLAATRSQPQAFRSSIQPEKRSLLDWVRTLNVYPEPDAYTGQKVNVQGFAIHPPELPPNYLLLSRFVITCCAADAYPVGLPVKLAEENRQAYPPDTWLEIQGQMITENLQGKRQLTIEASSPPKKIPEPKNPYEY is encoded by the coding sequence ATGAATTCAACTCAAAAAACGAAGCTAAGAACGCGAAACTATTTATTGCCTTGGCTGGAAGTGTTGGCACTCGCCGCCTGGGGGGTCTTGATGCTGAAATATTGGCTCACTGGCAAGCTCAACCTGCTGATTCACCCCGATTTCTTCTGGTTAGTGATTACAGGCGGCTTGGGATTACTATCTGTAAGTGGCTTGAAGGGATGGCAACTCCTGCGGCAGCGTCGCGGTGCCGTTGCTCCTAGTCTTAAGCATATGACTTTATTTTCTCCTGGCTTTAGCAGTGTATTGCTATTGACAACTGCCATTCTAGGTTTAGTATTTACACCCCGCGTCTTTGCCAGCCAAACTGCACTTCAGCTAGGCGTAACCGATTTCTTGGCAGCAACGCGATCGCAACCCCAAGCTTTTCGCAGTTCTATTCAACCGGAGAAGCGATCGCTTTTAGACTGGGTGCGAACCCTGAATGTCTATCCTGAGCCAGATGCATATACTGGTCAAAAAGTCAATGTGCAGGGTTTTGCGATCCATCCACCTGAACTACCGCCAAATTACTTGTTGCTGTCTCGATTTGTGATTACTTGCTGTGCGGCAGATGCCTATCCGGTTGGGTTGCCAGTCAAACTGGCGGAAGAAAATCGCCAAGCTTATCCGCCTGATACCTGGCTAGAAATTCAAGGGCAGATGATTACAGAGAACCTTCAGGGTAAACGTCAACTTACGATTGAAGCAAGTTCGCCACCCAAGAAAATTCCTGAACCCAAAAACCCATATGAATACTGA
- a CDS encoding FkbM family methyltransferase produces MIKQLLSHAFKGLPLSLLDRLSQLESNPTASRIVRLGVRNRNVTICNGVGAGLKFNAGSSNPDYALGTNEYPVQQALARYLKPGDTFYDIGANIGFFTVIGARLVGSTGRVYAFEPVPENAASLQRNADLNQFHHVTVFEKAVSCSQGKGELLLTHHPGGATLSIADQPPDMKGAIAIDLVSIDRLIAQQKLAPPAVVKIDVEGAELDVLHGMSQTIKEFKPAIICEIDAQHKENFMHKNQEFEAFMRALGYEITTLKPAYPATGWHVGHTVATPSAA; encoded by the coding sequence ATGATTAAGCAACTTCTTAGTCATGCTTTCAAAGGTCTACCATTAAGCCTGCTCGATCGCTTAAGTCAATTGGAGTCAAATCCGACTGCCTCTCGGATCGTCCGCTTGGGCGTAAGGAATCGGAACGTAACCATTTGTAATGGAGTTGGTGCGGGGCTAAAATTCAACGCTGGTAGCTCTAATCCCGATTATGCCCTAGGGACAAATGAATATCCAGTGCAGCAAGCGTTAGCACGCTACCTAAAGCCTGGCGATACATTTTACGATATCGGTGCTAATATCGGCTTTTTTACCGTCATCGGCGCTAGGCTAGTTGGATCGACTGGTCGCGTTTATGCATTTGAGCCTGTGCCGGAGAATGCTGCTAGTCTACAAAGGAATGCCGATCTCAATCAGTTTCACCATGTCACTGTATTTGAAAAAGCTGTTTCCTGCTCGCAGGGAAAGGGAGAACTGCTGCTAACACATCATCCCGGAGGAGCTACACTGTCTATCGCCGATCAACCCCCTGACATGAAAGGTGCGATCGCTATCGATCTTGTCTCTATTGATCGCCTAATTGCCCAACAGAAATTGGCACCGCCTGCAGTCGTGAAAATTGATGTTGAGGGCGCAGAACTCGATGTTTTACATGGCATGTCTCAAACCATTAAAGAATTTAAACCAGCGATCATCTGTGAAATAGACGCTCAGCATAAAGAGAATTTTATGCACAAAAATCAAGAGTTTGAGGCTTTTATGCGCGCTCTCGGATATGAAATTACGACTCTCAAACCAGCGTATCCCGCTACTGGGTGGCACGTGGGTCATACCGTTGCTACCCCATCAGCAGCATAA
- a CDS encoding class I SAM-dependent methyltransferase, producing MNKSSKQSEQACPVCAFPDLEIFFEMLNVPVYCNLLCPEQQAARNCPRGDIKLAFCPQCGFITNVAFDPARLEYSQDYENSLHCSPRFQDYAQSLATRLLERHNLYDKDIIEIGCGKGDFLLLLCELGNNRGVGFDPSYVPQTDPSQAKQQVKFIQDFYSQRYANYQGELVCCRHTLEHIQNPKDLLKPLRQAIGDRLNTAVFFEVPNALHTFRHLAIWDIIYEHCCYFTPLSLAHTFSFCGFRIGELSEEFDGQFIGLEALPDQGEADSIDRQRSEVEQLASDVNTFASNFKHKVETWSSELKQIEDKGQRAVVWGAGSKGVTFLNVLNIQAPIEYVVDINPRKQGMYVAGTGQQIVSPQFLENYQPDVVLVMNPIYQSEIQQLTQSLGLNTEFMCV from the coding sequence ATGAATAAATCCTCTAAACAGTCTGAACAGGCTTGTCCTGTTTGTGCGTTTCCCGACTTGGAAATCTTTTTCGAAATGTTGAATGTTCCGGTCTACTGCAATCTTTTATGCCCGGAGCAACAAGCAGCTCGTAATTGTCCGCGAGGAGATATCAAATTAGCCTTTTGTCCCCAATGCGGTTTCATTACCAATGTTGCCTTCGATCCGGCACGTCTGGAATATTCCCAGGATTATGAAAATTCTCTGCATTGCTCCCCTCGGTTTCAAGATTATGCCCAATCGTTAGCAACACGGTTACTGGAACGTCACAATTTGTACGATAAAGACATTATTGAAATTGGCTGTGGAAAAGGGGATTTTTTGTTATTACTCTGTGAACTTGGTAATAACCGGGGAGTAGGTTTCGATCCTAGTTATGTTCCTCAAACCGATCCTAGCCAAGCAAAACAGCAGGTTAAATTTATTCAAGATTTTTACTCCCAGCGCTACGCCAACTATCAAGGAGAGCTGGTTTGTTGTAGGCACACGCTGGAACATATTCAAAATCCCAAAGACTTGCTTAAACCTCTACGGCAAGCTATTGGCGACCGACTCAATACAGCAGTGTTCTTTGAAGTGCCGAACGCACTGCATACTTTTCGCCATCTTGCTATTTGGGACATTATTTATGAGCATTGCTGCTATTTCACTCCGCTGTCCCTAGCGCACACCTTCTCATTCTGCGGATTTCGCATTGGTGAACTGAGTGAGGAGTTTGACGGTCAGTTTATCGGTCTTGAAGCTCTGCCAGATCAAGGTGAGGCTGATTCAATTGATCGGCAGCGAAGTGAAGTGGAGCAACTCGCTAGTGACGTTAACACATTTGCTAGCAATTTCAAACATAAAGTCGAGACTTGGAGCAGCGAACTAAAGCAGATCGAAGACAAAGGACAGCGTGCTGTCGTGTGGGGAGCAGGTTCAAAGGGAGTTACCTTCTTGAATGTGCTGAATATCCAAGCTCCGATTGAGTACGTGGTAGATATCAATCCTCGCAAGCAAGGGATGTACGTAGCAGGAACAGGACAGCAGATTGTATCGCCTCAGTTTCTGGAAAATTATCAACCCGATGTTGTACTCGTGATGAACCCAATTTATCAAAGTGAAATTCAACAGCTCACCCAGAGTTTGGGCTTGAACACTGAATTCATGTGTGTCTAA
- a CDS encoding class I SAM-dependent methyltransferase, whose amino-acid sequence MEQSILKPVDLTQTTTVEHSCPSCGHKELTPFYEVRNVPVHSCLMMPTQQEALEFPCGDIVLGFCEHCGFITNVAYNAQMAAYAPNYEDQQSFSPTFNQFALDLANRLIEKYDLHDKNIVEIGCSKGDFLLLLCELGNNRGVGIDPSVVTGRVASKANDRVRFIQDYYSERYSKYVGDFICCRHTLEHIDQTAEFVQTVRRSVGDRLNTAVFFEIPDTTRVLREMAFEDIYYEHCSYFTPGSLARLFRGCGFEVTDLYRAYGEQYLLIEAQPVATLSQEIHPVEETLVQAAEDVKYFATQINHKLQQWKQYLQQMHQQGKRLVVWGSGSKCVAFLTTLNVGDLIQHVVDINPHRHGKFIPGLGKEIMSPQFLKEYKPDQVIVMNPIYCNEIQQMLDEMGVSTQIVPL is encoded by the coding sequence ATGGAACAATCAATACTAAAACCTGTTGACCTCACACAAACAACTACAGTAGAACATTCCTGTCCTAGCTGTGGTCACAAGGAATTAACGCCTTTTTATGAAGTGCGCAACGTTCCAGTGCACAGTTGTTTAATGATGCCAACCCAGCAGGAGGCGTTAGAATTCCCCTGCGGTGATATTGTTTTAGGGTTTTGCGAACACTGTGGCTTTATTACAAATGTGGCGTACAACGCACAAATGGCGGCTTATGCGCCTAATTATGAAGACCAACAGAGTTTTTCGCCTACCTTCAATCAGTTTGCACTCGATCTGGCAAATCGCCTAATTGAAAAATACGACCTCCATGACAAAAATATTGTTGAGATCGGTTGTAGTAAGGGCGATTTCCTGCTACTGCTATGCGAGTTAGGTAATAATCGCGGAGTCGGGATCGATCCGAGTGTTGTGACAGGACGGGTTGCGAGTAAAGCGAATGACCGCGTGCGCTTCATTCAAGACTATTACTCAGAGCGGTATAGCAAGTATGTTGGTGATTTCATTTGCTGTCGCCATACCCTAGAGCACATTGATCAAACCGCTGAATTTGTGCAGACCGTGCGCCGCTCCGTTGGCGATCGCCTCAATACTGCTGTCTTCTTTGAGATCCCTGACACCACCCGTGTATTACGGGAGATGGCGTTCGAGGATATCTACTACGAGCACTGCTCCTATTTCACACCAGGATCGCTGGCACGCTTGTTCCGTGGTTGTGGCTTTGAGGTAACAGATTTATATCGAGCATACGGAGAGCAATATTTGTTAATTGAAGCTCAACCAGTAGCCACACTCTCACAGGAGATACATCCAGTCGAGGAAACACTGGTGCAAGCTGCTGAGGATGTTAAATACTTCGCTACACAAATTAACCACAAGTTGCAGCAGTGGAAGCAGTACTTACAGCAAATGCATCAACAAGGAAAGCGGCTGGTCGTTTGGGGTTCTGGTTCCAAATGCGTTGCTTTCCTCACCACCCTGAATGTCGGCGACCTCATTCAACACGTTGTTGATATTAATCCCCATCGTCACGGCAAATTTATTCCTGGTCTCGGAAAAGAGATTATGTCACCCCAATTTCTCAAGGAATACAAACCGGATCAGGTGATTGTGATGAACCCTATTTACTGTAATGAAATTCAGCAAATGCTGGATGAGATGGGGGTATCTACTCAGATCGTCCCACTATAA
- a CDS encoding PIG-L family deacetylase, translated as MTQLVSECDESELSRSAIVFSPHQDDETLGCGGTIIRKKKAGADVKIVFMTDGCRSHSHLISENELKSIRSQEAIAATQMLGVKQDDVYFLEFKDGELDKNQDAAIRKVADILCREQPDEIFIPCYEEAPADHVYTNKIITSALQIYGKKVVVYEYPIWFWCHWPWTNLIGSRRQILNFLKSSCVSSLKLLKDFRCSVYIGDVLELKRTALEQHKSQMIQLISDPRWLTLDSLSNGEFLECFFQDREIFRRYIFLEKN; from the coding sequence ATGACACAGTTGGTGAGTGAATGTGATGAAAGCGAGCTAAGTCGATCTGCGATTGTCTTCTCGCCGCATCAAGATGATGAAACACTTGGCTGTGGAGGAACTATTATCCGAAAAAAGAAAGCGGGTGCAGATGTGAAAATCGTGTTTATGACCGATGGCTGCCGATCGCACTCCCATCTAATTTCCGAAAATGAGCTAAAATCCATCCGCTCGCAAGAGGCGATCGCTGCAACTCAAATGCTGGGAGTGAAGCAGGATGACGTTTACTTTCTTGAATTCAAAGATGGAGAATTAGACAAAAACCAGGATGCAGCTATTCGTAAAGTGGCTGATATTCTCTGCCGCGAACAACCTGATGAAATCTTCATCCCTTGTTATGAAGAAGCACCAGCAGATCATGTTTACACAAATAAAATTATAACATCTGCACTACAAATTTATGGAAAAAAGGTTGTTGTTTATGAATATCCTATCTGGTTTTGGTGCCATTGGCCTTGGACAAATTTAATAGGTAGCCGCCGGCAAATACTAAATTTTCTCAAAAGTAGCTGTGTTTCCAGCTTGAAATTATTAAAAGATTTTAGATGCTCTGTTTACATAGGAGATGTTTTAGAACTTAAACGTACCGCACTAGAGCAGCATAAGTCTCAAATGATTCAACTCATTTCTGACCCGCGCTGGCTAACATTAGACAGCTTATCGAACGGAGAATTTTTGGAATGCTTTTTTCAAGATCGTGAGATTTTTCGCCGCTACATTTTTCTGGAAAAGAACTAA